Proteins found in one Balaenoptera ricei isolate mBalRic1 chromosome 18, mBalRic1.hap2, whole genome shotgun sequence genomic segment:
- the ABHD13 gene encoding protein ABHD13: protein MEKYWMLWNFVERWLIALASWSWALCRISLLPLIVTFHLYGGIILLLLIFISIAGILYKFQDVLLYFPEQPSSSRLYVPMPTGIPHENIFIRTKDGVRLNLILIRYTGDNSPYSPTIIYFHGNAGNIGHRLPNALLMLVNLKVNLLLVDYRGYGKSEGEASEEGLYLDSEAVLDYVMTRPDLDKTKIFLFGRSLGGAVAIHLASENSHRILAIMVENTFLSIPHMASTLFSFFPMRYLPLWCYKNKFLSYRKISQCRMPSLFISGLSDQLIPPVMMKQLYELSPSRTKRLAIFPDGTHNDTWQCQGYFTALEQFIKEVIKSHSPEEMAKTSSNVTII from the coding sequence ATGGAAAAGTACTGGATGCTGTGGAACTTTGTTGAAAGATGGCTAATAGCTTTGGCTTCATGGTCTTGGGCTCTCTGCCgtatttctcttttacctttaatAGTGACTTTCCATCTGTATGGAGGCATTATCTTACTTTTGTTAATATTCATATCAATAGCAGGTATTCTCTATAAATTCCAGGATGTATTGCTTTATTTCCCAGAGCAGCCGTCTTCTTCACGCCTTTATGTTCCCATGCCGACTGGTATTCcacatgaaaacattttcatcagaACCAAAGATGGAGTGCGTCTAAATCTTATTTTGATAAGATACACTGGAGACAATTCGCCCTATTCCCcaactataatttattttcatgGGAATGCAGGCAACATAGGTCACAGGTTACCGAATGCATTGCTTATGTTGGTTAACCTCAAAGTTAATCTTTTACTTGTTGATTATCGAGGATATGGAAAAAGTGAAGGAGAAGCAAGTGAAGAAGGACTCTACCTAGATTCTGAGGCTGTGCTGGACTACGTGATGACCAGACCTGACcttgacaaaacaaaaatttttctttttggccgttcCTTGGGAGGGGCAGTAGCTATTCATTTGGCCTCTGAAAATTCACATAGGATTTTAGCCATTATGGTGGAGAACACATTTTTAAGCATACCGCATATGGCCAGcactttattttcattctttccaaTGCGTTACCTTCCTTTATGGtgctacaaaaataaatttttgtcctACAGAAAAATCTCTCAGTGCAGAATGCCTTCTCTTTTCATCTCTGGACTCTCTGACCAATTAATCCCACCAGTAATGATGAAGCAACTTTATGAACTCTCCCCATCTCGGACTAAGAGATTAGCCATTTTTCCTGATGGAACTCATAATGATACATGGCAGTGCCAGGGTTACTTCACTGCCCTTGAACAGTTCATCAAAGAAGTAATAAAGAGTCATTCTCCTGAAGAAATGGCAAAAACTTCATCTAATGTAACAAttatataa